From the genome of Populus alba chromosome 10, ASM523922v2, whole genome shotgun sequence, one region includes:
- the LOC118059952 gene encoding E3 SUMO-protein ligase SIZ1 isoform X4, whose protein sequence is MEMNLVASCKGKLAYFRIKELKDILSLLGLSKQGKKQDLMDRVLGLLSDDEICSTRSFVRKQQIGKEAVVKIIDDAYRKMQITDASDLAVRAPSGLDTMSVKEEVEDFISPEKRIRCPCGSSLPTEFMIQCIDSKCQVQQHISCVIPVESDQPIPPVFYCETCRIDRADPFWVTEAHLTLPVKLKSSNISMDGIITLQNVETTFQLTRSDQQLLQNCEYDVQAWCMLLNDNVLFRMQWPLHADLQVNDMSVRTLNRPVSQSLGANGRDDGAQIKLCIREGINRISLSRRDSRVFCFGIRLVKRRTVEQVINLIPKVGESFEDSLARVCRCFGGGMGTTNEDSDSDLEVIAEAITVNLRCPMSGSRMKIAGRFKPCAHMGCFDLETFVKLNQRSRKWQCPICLKNYCLEDIVIDPYFNRITTMMGHCEEDITEIEVKPDGSWTVKTKVDIGDLRQWHFPDGSLCALTDEVTSCYKMPRQIEKGDGLKAHVSPEIRIKNNLSGIVQGRNHQLAFYSSKNQLEGSFVNHGQRTITMSSSTTGSGGDEEDPSINQDYSGHVEISPSSVNEINSICHYFDPTLAINHGSSVPSGNADIIILSDSDEENVNLVPPETVYDTYRVNGSGSSLAVNPGITDSYLEDLALDAATSVAALNDEARSNRKCNKKFSDGPFSFPRQPRSVRQRVYSQ, encoded by the exons ATGGAGATGAATTTAGTGGCTAGTTGCAAG GGAAAGTTGGCATATTTTAGAATTAAAGAGCTCAAGGATATTTTATCCCTGTTGGGTCTTTCAAAGCAAGGGAAGAAGCAG GATTTAATGGACAGAGTTTTGGGTTTGCTCTCAGATGATGAAA TTTGCTCCACTCGCAGCTTTGTAAGGAAACAGCAGATTGGAAAGGAAGCTGTagtgaaaataattgatgatgcttacag AAAAATGCAGATAACAGATGCATCAGATTTAGCAGTGAGGGCTCCAAGTGGCTTAGATACTATGAGTgttaaagaagaagttgaagatTTCATTAGTCCAGAGAAGAGGATTCGTTGTCCTTGTGGAAGTTCACTGCCTACCGAGTTCATGATACAG TGTATAGATTCAAAATGTCAAGTGCAACAACATATTAGTTGCGTCATACCTGTGGAGAGTGACCAACCAATTCCACCTGTATTTTACTGTGAAACATGCCGTATTGACCGAGCAGATCC TTTTTGGGTTACTGAGGCGCATTTAACATTGCCTGTGAAGTTAAAGAGTTCAAATATTTCAATGGACGG TATTATCACATTGCAGAATGTGGAAACAACTTTTCAATTGACAAGATCAGATCAACAGCTACTACAGAATTGTGAATATGATGTTCAG GCCTGGTGCATGCTTCTCAATGATAATGTTTTGTTTAGGATGCAGTGGCCACTTCATGCAGATTTACAGGTTAATG ATATGTCCGTGAGAACGCTAAATAGACCGGTATCACAGTCTCTTGGTGCTAATGGCCGTGATGACGGTGCACAA ATCAAATTATGCATTCGAGAGGGAATAAATAGAATTTCTTTATCAAGACGTGATTCTCGTGTTTTCTGCTTTGGCATCAGACTCGTAAAGCGACGAACTGTTGAACAG GTTATCAACCTGATTCCCAAAGTTGGCGAGTCTTTTGAAGATTCTCTTGCTCGTGTTTGTCGGTGCTTTGGTGGTGGGATGGGTACTACAAACGAAGATAGTGATAGTGATTTGGAGGTGATTGCAGAGGCGATTACAGTTAATCTCCGCTGTCCT ATGAGTGGCTCTAGAATGAAGATTGCTGGCAGATTTAAACCTTGTGCTCACATGGGCTGTTTTGATCTTGAAACTTTTGTGAAACTAAATCAACGCTCTCGCAAG TGGCAGTGCCCTATTTGTCTTAAGAATTACTGCTTGGAGGATATTGTCATTGATCCTTACTTCAACCGCATTACAACTATG ATGGGTCATTGTGAAGAAGACATAACTGAGATTGAGGTGAAACCTGATGGTTCTTGGACTGTAAAGACCAAAGTTGACATAGGTGATCTCAGGCAATGGCATTTTCCGGATGGTTCTCTTTGTGCTCTTACTGATGAAGTTACTTCCTGTTACAAAATGCCGAGGCAGATCGAGAAGGGAGATGGCTTGAAAGCACATGTTAGTCCTGAGATCAGAATTAAGAATAATCTCAGTGGAATTGTGCAAGGAAGAAACCATCAGCTTGCTTTTTATTCCTCAAAGAATCAACTCGAGGGAAGTTTTGTAAATCATGGCCAAAGGACAATAACAATGAGTAGTAGCACCACTGGAAGCGGCGGGGATGAAGAGGACCCTAGTATAAACCAAGATTACAGTGGGCATGTTGAAATATCTCCCAGTAGTGTCAATGAGATCAACTCTATCTGTCATTATTTTGACCCAACACTTGCAATAAACCATGGTAGTTCTGTGCCATCAGGGAATGCTGACATCATTATTCTAAGTGATTCTGATGAAGAGAATGTCAATTTAGTTCCTCCTGAAACTGTCTATGATACTTACAGAGTAAATGGGAGTGGTTCTTCATTGGCTGTCAATCCTGGAATAACAGACTCATACTTAGAAGATCTAGCTCTCGATGCAG CTACTTCAGTTGCAGCTCTAAACGATGAAGCTAGGTCTAACAGGAAATGTAACAAGAAATTTTCAGATGGCCCTTTCTCATTTCCTCGTCAGCCACGATCTGTGAGACAACGTGTTTATTCTCAATAG
- the LOC118059952 gene encoding E3 SUMO-protein ligase SIZ1 isoform X2 encodes MEMNLVASCKDLMDRVLGLLSDDEICSTRSFVRKQQIGKEAVVKIIDDAYRKMQITDASDLAVRAPSGLDTMSVKEEVEDFISPEKRIRCPCGSSLPTEFMIQCIDSKCQVQQHISCVIPVESDQPIPPVFYCETCRIDRADPFWVTEAHLTLPVKLKSSNISMDGIITLQNVETTFQLTRSDQQLLQNCEYDVQAWCMLLNDNVLFRMQWPLHADLQVNDMSVRTLNRPVSQSLGANGRDDGAQIKLCIREGINRISLSRRDSRVFCFGIRLVKRRTVEQVINLIPKVGESFEDSLARVCRCFGGGMGTTNEDSDSDLEVIAEAITVNLRCPMSGSRMKIAGRFKPCAHMGCFDLETFVKLNQRSRKWQCPICLKNYCLEDIVIDPYFNRITTMMGHCEEDITEIEVKPDGSWTVKTKVDIGDLRQWHFPDGSLCALTDEVTSCYKMPRQIEKGDGLKAHVSPEIRIKNNLSGIVQGRNHQLAFYSSKNQLEGSFVNHGQRTITMSSSTTGSGGDEEDPSINQDYSGHVEISPSSVNEINSICHYFDPTLAINHGSSVPSGNADIIILSDSDEENVNLVPPETVYDTYRVNGSGSSLAVNPGITDSYLEDLALDAGANSCFGLFDTGVNDVGMSNWSYSSCTQAGPHFQLFNTDPDVSDAFIDLDHPSISCPVPMNGCTLASTPAITSGGEVLDSLACDANVDMDVGLVDNPMRFVAEDPSLQTFLPVQPVQPDLVHQPTVSNHAPTEDWFPLSLSNTSESFGNHTRNHDQGTAKNGVDLRNQLGSNQATSVAALNDEARSNRKCNKKFSDGPFSFPRQPRSVRQRVYSQ; translated from the exons ATGGAGATGAATTTAGTGGCTAGTTGCAAG GATTTAATGGACAGAGTTTTGGGTTTGCTCTCAGATGATGAAA TTTGCTCCACTCGCAGCTTTGTAAGGAAACAGCAGATTGGAAAGGAAGCTGTagtgaaaataattgatgatgcttacag AAAAATGCAGATAACAGATGCATCAGATTTAGCAGTGAGGGCTCCAAGTGGCTTAGATACTATGAGTgttaaagaagaagttgaagatTTCATTAGTCCAGAGAAGAGGATTCGTTGTCCTTGTGGAAGTTCACTGCCTACCGAGTTCATGATACAG TGTATAGATTCAAAATGTCAAGTGCAACAACATATTAGTTGCGTCATACCTGTGGAGAGTGACCAACCAATTCCACCTGTATTTTACTGTGAAACATGCCGTATTGACCGAGCAGATCC TTTTTGGGTTACTGAGGCGCATTTAACATTGCCTGTGAAGTTAAAGAGTTCAAATATTTCAATGGACGG TATTATCACATTGCAGAATGTGGAAACAACTTTTCAATTGACAAGATCAGATCAACAGCTACTACAGAATTGTGAATATGATGTTCAG GCCTGGTGCATGCTTCTCAATGATAATGTTTTGTTTAGGATGCAGTGGCCACTTCATGCAGATTTACAGGTTAATG ATATGTCCGTGAGAACGCTAAATAGACCGGTATCACAGTCTCTTGGTGCTAATGGCCGTGATGACGGTGCACAA ATCAAATTATGCATTCGAGAGGGAATAAATAGAATTTCTTTATCAAGACGTGATTCTCGTGTTTTCTGCTTTGGCATCAGACTCGTAAAGCGACGAACTGTTGAACAG GTTATCAACCTGATTCCCAAAGTTGGCGAGTCTTTTGAAGATTCTCTTGCTCGTGTTTGTCGGTGCTTTGGTGGTGGGATGGGTACTACAAACGAAGATAGTGATAGTGATTTGGAGGTGATTGCAGAGGCGATTACAGTTAATCTCCGCTGTCCT ATGAGTGGCTCTAGAATGAAGATTGCTGGCAGATTTAAACCTTGTGCTCACATGGGCTGTTTTGATCTTGAAACTTTTGTGAAACTAAATCAACGCTCTCGCAAG TGGCAGTGCCCTATTTGTCTTAAGAATTACTGCTTGGAGGATATTGTCATTGATCCTTACTTCAACCGCATTACAACTATG ATGGGTCATTGTGAAGAAGACATAACTGAGATTGAGGTGAAACCTGATGGTTCTTGGACTGTAAAGACCAAAGTTGACATAGGTGATCTCAGGCAATGGCATTTTCCGGATGGTTCTCTTTGTGCTCTTACTGATGAAGTTACTTCCTGTTACAAAATGCCGAGGCAGATCGAGAAGGGAGATGGCTTGAAAGCACATGTTAGTCCTGAGATCAGAATTAAGAATAATCTCAGTGGAATTGTGCAAGGAAGAAACCATCAGCTTGCTTTTTATTCCTCAAAGAATCAACTCGAGGGAAGTTTTGTAAATCATGGCCAAAGGACAATAACAATGAGTAGTAGCACCACTGGAAGCGGCGGGGATGAAGAGGACCCTAGTATAAACCAAGATTACAGTGGGCATGTTGAAATATCTCCCAGTAGTGTCAATGAGATCAACTCTATCTGTCATTATTTTGACCCAACACTTGCAATAAACCATGGTAGTTCTGTGCCATCAGGGAATGCTGACATCATTATTCTAAGTGATTCTGATGAAGAGAATGTCAATTTAGTTCCTCCTGAAACTGTCTATGATACTTACAGAGTAAATGGGAGTGGTTCTTCATTGGCTGTCAATCCTGGAATAACAGACTCATACTTAGAAGATCTAGCTCTCGATGCAGGTGCAAATTCTTGTTTTGGTCTCTTTGATACAGGTGTCAATGATGTTGGGATGTCTAACTGGTCATACTCTTCTTGTACTCAAGCTGGTCCCCATTTCCAATTATTTAATACAGACCCGGATGTATCAGATGCTTTTATTGATCTGGATCATCCTTCCATTAGCTGTCCTGTTCCAATGAATGGTTGTACACTGGCATCAACGCCAGCCATAACTTCTGGTGGTGAGGTCCTAGATTCTTTAGCCTGTGACGCCAATGTTGATATGGATGTTGGCTTAGTTGATAATCCTATGAGGTTTGTTGCTGAGGACCCCTCATTACAAACATTTCTCCCAGTTCAACCTGTGCAGCCTGACTTGGTGCACCAGCCTACTGTATCAAATCATGCCCCTACTGAGGATTGGTTTCCCCTTAGCCTCAGCAACACCAGTGAGAGTTTTGGCAATCACACCAGGAATCATGATCAGGGTACTGCTAAAAATGGGGTTGATTTGAGAAACCAGTTAGGATCAAATCAAG CTACTTCAGTTGCAGCTCTAAACGATGAAGCTAGGTCTAACAGGAAATGTAACAAGAAATTTTCAGATGGCCCTTTCTCATTTCCTCGTCAGCCACGATCTGTGAGACAACGTGTTTATTCTCAATAG
- the LOC118059952 gene encoding E3 SUMO-protein ligase SIZ1 isoform X1, giving the protein MEMNLVASCKGKLAYFRIKELKDILSLLGLSKQGKKQDLMDRVLGLLSDDEICSTRSFVRKQQIGKEAVVKIIDDAYRKMQITDASDLAVRAPSGLDTMSVKEEVEDFISPEKRIRCPCGSSLPTEFMIQCIDSKCQVQQHISCVIPVESDQPIPPVFYCETCRIDRADPFWVTEAHLTLPVKLKSSNISMDGIITLQNVETTFQLTRSDQQLLQNCEYDVQAWCMLLNDNVLFRMQWPLHADLQVNDMSVRTLNRPVSQSLGANGRDDGAQIKLCIREGINRISLSRRDSRVFCFGIRLVKRRTVEQVINLIPKVGESFEDSLARVCRCFGGGMGTTNEDSDSDLEVIAEAITVNLRCPMSGSRMKIAGRFKPCAHMGCFDLETFVKLNQRSRKWQCPICLKNYCLEDIVIDPYFNRITTMMGHCEEDITEIEVKPDGSWTVKTKVDIGDLRQWHFPDGSLCALTDEVTSCYKMPRQIEKGDGLKAHVSPEIRIKNNLSGIVQGRNHQLAFYSSKNQLEGSFVNHGQRTITMSSSTTGSGGDEEDPSINQDYSGHVEISPSSVNEINSICHYFDPTLAINHGSSVPSGNADIIILSDSDEENVNLVPPETVYDTYRVNGSGSSLAVNPGITDSYLEDLALDAGANSCFGLFDTGVNDVGMSNWSYSSCTQAGPHFQLFNTDPDVSDAFIDLDHPSISCPVPMNGCTLASTPAITSGGEVLDSLACDANVDMDVGLVDNPMRFVAEDPSLQTFLPVQPVQPDLVHQPTVSNHAPTEDWFPLSLSNTSESFGNHTRNHDQGTAKNGVDLRNQLGSNQATSVAALNDEARSNRKCNKKFSDGPFSFPRQPRSVRQRVYSQ; this is encoded by the exons ATGGAGATGAATTTAGTGGCTAGTTGCAAG GGAAAGTTGGCATATTTTAGAATTAAAGAGCTCAAGGATATTTTATCCCTGTTGGGTCTTTCAAAGCAAGGGAAGAAGCAG GATTTAATGGACAGAGTTTTGGGTTTGCTCTCAGATGATGAAA TTTGCTCCACTCGCAGCTTTGTAAGGAAACAGCAGATTGGAAAGGAAGCTGTagtgaaaataattgatgatgcttacag AAAAATGCAGATAACAGATGCATCAGATTTAGCAGTGAGGGCTCCAAGTGGCTTAGATACTATGAGTgttaaagaagaagttgaagatTTCATTAGTCCAGAGAAGAGGATTCGTTGTCCTTGTGGAAGTTCACTGCCTACCGAGTTCATGATACAG TGTATAGATTCAAAATGTCAAGTGCAACAACATATTAGTTGCGTCATACCTGTGGAGAGTGACCAACCAATTCCACCTGTATTTTACTGTGAAACATGCCGTATTGACCGAGCAGATCC TTTTTGGGTTACTGAGGCGCATTTAACATTGCCTGTGAAGTTAAAGAGTTCAAATATTTCAATGGACGG TATTATCACATTGCAGAATGTGGAAACAACTTTTCAATTGACAAGATCAGATCAACAGCTACTACAGAATTGTGAATATGATGTTCAG GCCTGGTGCATGCTTCTCAATGATAATGTTTTGTTTAGGATGCAGTGGCCACTTCATGCAGATTTACAGGTTAATG ATATGTCCGTGAGAACGCTAAATAGACCGGTATCACAGTCTCTTGGTGCTAATGGCCGTGATGACGGTGCACAA ATCAAATTATGCATTCGAGAGGGAATAAATAGAATTTCTTTATCAAGACGTGATTCTCGTGTTTTCTGCTTTGGCATCAGACTCGTAAAGCGACGAACTGTTGAACAG GTTATCAACCTGATTCCCAAAGTTGGCGAGTCTTTTGAAGATTCTCTTGCTCGTGTTTGTCGGTGCTTTGGTGGTGGGATGGGTACTACAAACGAAGATAGTGATAGTGATTTGGAGGTGATTGCAGAGGCGATTACAGTTAATCTCCGCTGTCCT ATGAGTGGCTCTAGAATGAAGATTGCTGGCAGATTTAAACCTTGTGCTCACATGGGCTGTTTTGATCTTGAAACTTTTGTGAAACTAAATCAACGCTCTCGCAAG TGGCAGTGCCCTATTTGTCTTAAGAATTACTGCTTGGAGGATATTGTCATTGATCCTTACTTCAACCGCATTACAACTATG ATGGGTCATTGTGAAGAAGACATAACTGAGATTGAGGTGAAACCTGATGGTTCTTGGACTGTAAAGACCAAAGTTGACATAGGTGATCTCAGGCAATGGCATTTTCCGGATGGTTCTCTTTGTGCTCTTACTGATGAAGTTACTTCCTGTTACAAAATGCCGAGGCAGATCGAGAAGGGAGATGGCTTGAAAGCACATGTTAGTCCTGAGATCAGAATTAAGAATAATCTCAGTGGAATTGTGCAAGGAAGAAACCATCAGCTTGCTTTTTATTCCTCAAAGAATCAACTCGAGGGAAGTTTTGTAAATCATGGCCAAAGGACAATAACAATGAGTAGTAGCACCACTGGAAGCGGCGGGGATGAAGAGGACCCTAGTATAAACCAAGATTACAGTGGGCATGTTGAAATATCTCCCAGTAGTGTCAATGAGATCAACTCTATCTGTCATTATTTTGACCCAACACTTGCAATAAACCATGGTAGTTCTGTGCCATCAGGGAATGCTGACATCATTATTCTAAGTGATTCTGATGAAGAGAATGTCAATTTAGTTCCTCCTGAAACTGTCTATGATACTTACAGAGTAAATGGGAGTGGTTCTTCATTGGCTGTCAATCCTGGAATAACAGACTCATACTTAGAAGATCTAGCTCTCGATGCAGGTGCAAATTCTTGTTTTGGTCTCTTTGATACAGGTGTCAATGATGTTGGGATGTCTAACTGGTCATACTCTTCTTGTACTCAAGCTGGTCCCCATTTCCAATTATTTAATACAGACCCGGATGTATCAGATGCTTTTATTGATCTGGATCATCCTTCCATTAGCTGTCCTGTTCCAATGAATGGTTGTACACTGGCATCAACGCCAGCCATAACTTCTGGTGGTGAGGTCCTAGATTCTTTAGCCTGTGACGCCAATGTTGATATGGATGTTGGCTTAGTTGATAATCCTATGAGGTTTGTTGCTGAGGACCCCTCATTACAAACATTTCTCCCAGTTCAACCTGTGCAGCCTGACTTGGTGCACCAGCCTACTGTATCAAATCATGCCCCTACTGAGGATTGGTTTCCCCTTAGCCTCAGCAACACCAGTGAGAGTTTTGGCAATCACACCAGGAATCATGATCAGGGTACTGCTAAAAATGGGGTTGATTTGAGAAACCAGTTAGGATCAAATCAAG CTACTTCAGTTGCAGCTCTAAACGATGAAGCTAGGTCTAACAGGAAATGTAACAAGAAATTTTCAGATGGCCCTTTCTCATTTCCTCGTCAGCCACGATCTGTGAGACAACGTGTTTATTCTCAATAG
- the LOC118059952 gene encoding E3 SUMO-protein ligase SIZ1 isoform X3, with translation MEMNLVASCKGKLAYFRIKELKDILSLLGLSKQGKKQDLMDRVLGLLSDDEICSTRSFVRKQQIGKEAVVKIIDDAYRKMQITDASDLAVRAPSGLDTMSVKEEVEDFISPEKRIRCPCGSSLPTEFMIQCIDSKCQVQQHISCVIPVESDQPIPPVFYCETCRIDRADPFWVTEAHLTLPVKLKSSNISMDGIITLQNVETTFQLTRSDQQLLQNCEYDVQAWCMLLNDNVLFRMQWPLHADLQVNDMSVRTLNRPVSQSLGANGRDDGAQIKLCIREGINRISLSRRDSRVFCFGIRLVKRRTVEQVINLIPKVGESFEDSLARVCRCFGGGMGTTNEDSDSDLEVIAEAITVNLRCPMSGSRMKIAGRFKPCAHMGCFDLETFVKLNQRSRKWQCPICLKNYCLEDIVIDPYFNRITTMMGHCEEDITEIEVKPDGSWTVKTKVDIGDLRQWHFPDGSLCALTDEVTSCYKMPRQIEKGDGLKAHVSPEIRIKNNLSGIVQGRNHQLAFYSSKNQLEGSFVNHGQRTITMSSSTTGSGGDEEDPSINQDYSGHVEISPSSVNEINSICHYFDPTLAINHGSSVPSGNADIIILSDSDEENVNLVPPETVYDTYRVNGSGSSLAVNPGITDSYLEDLALDAGANSCFGLFDTGVNDVGMSNWSYSSCTQAGPHFQLFNTDPDVSDAFIDLDHPSISCPVPMNGCTLASTPAITSGGEVLDSLACDANVDMDVGLVDNPMRFVAEDPSLQTFLPVQPVQPDLVHQPTVSNHAPTEDWFPLSLSNTSESFGNHTRNHDQGTAKNGVDLRNQLGSNQGA, from the exons ATGGAGATGAATTTAGTGGCTAGTTGCAAG GGAAAGTTGGCATATTTTAGAATTAAAGAGCTCAAGGATATTTTATCCCTGTTGGGTCTTTCAAAGCAAGGGAAGAAGCAG GATTTAATGGACAGAGTTTTGGGTTTGCTCTCAGATGATGAAA TTTGCTCCACTCGCAGCTTTGTAAGGAAACAGCAGATTGGAAAGGAAGCTGTagtgaaaataattgatgatgcttacag AAAAATGCAGATAACAGATGCATCAGATTTAGCAGTGAGGGCTCCAAGTGGCTTAGATACTATGAGTgttaaagaagaagttgaagatTTCATTAGTCCAGAGAAGAGGATTCGTTGTCCTTGTGGAAGTTCACTGCCTACCGAGTTCATGATACAG TGTATAGATTCAAAATGTCAAGTGCAACAACATATTAGTTGCGTCATACCTGTGGAGAGTGACCAACCAATTCCACCTGTATTTTACTGTGAAACATGCCGTATTGACCGAGCAGATCC TTTTTGGGTTACTGAGGCGCATTTAACATTGCCTGTGAAGTTAAAGAGTTCAAATATTTCAATGGACGG TATTATCACATTGCAGAATGTGGAAACAACTTTTCAATTGACAAGATCAGATCAACAGCTACTACAGAATTGTGAATATGATGTTCAG GCCTGGTGCATGCTTCTCAATGATAATGTTTTGTTTAGGATGCAGTGGCCACTTCATGCAGATTTACAGGTTAATG ATATGTCCGTGAGAACGCTAAATAGACCGGTATCACAGTCTCTTGGTGCTAATGGCCGTGATGACGGTGCACAA ATCAAATTATGCATTCGAGAGGGAATAAATAGAATTTCTTTATCAAGACGTGATTCTCGTGTTTTCTGCTTTGGCATCAGACTCGTAAAGCGACGAACTGTTGAACAG GTTATCAACCTGATTCCCAAAGTTGGCGAGTCTTTTGAAGATTCTCTTGCTCGTGTTTGTCGGTGCTTTGGTGGTGGGATGGGTACTACAAACGAAGATAGTGATAGTGATTTGGAGGTGATTGCAGAGGCGATTACAGTTAATCTCCGCTGTCCT ATGAGTGGCTCTAGAATGAAGATTGCTGGCAGATTTAAACCTTGTGCTCACATGGGCTGTTTTGATCTTGAAACTTTTGTGAAACTAAATCAACGCTCTCGCAAG TGGCAGTGCCCTATTTGTCTTAAGAATTACTGCTTGGAGGATATTGTCATTGATCCTTACTTCAACCGCATTACAACTATG ATGGGTCATTGTGAAGAAGACATAACTGAGATTGAGGTGAAACCTGATGGTTCTTGGACTGTAAAGACCAAAGTTGACATAGGTGATCTCAGGCAATGGCATTTTCCGGATGGTTCTCTTTGTGCTCTTACTGATGAAGTTACTTCCTGTTACAAAATGCCGAGGCAGATCGAGAAGGGAGATGGCTTGAAAGCACATGTTAGTCCTGAGATCAGAATTAAGAATAATCTCAGTGGAATTGTGCAAGGAAGAAACCATCAGCTTGCTTTTTATTCCTCAAAGAATCAACTCGAGGGAAGTTTTGTAAATCATGGCCAAAGGACAATAACAATGAGTAGTAGCACCACTGGAAGCGGCGGGGATGAAGAGGACCCTAGTATAAACCAAGATTACAGTGGGCATGTTGAAATATCTCCCAGTAGTGTCAATGAGATCAACTCTATCTGTCATTATTTTGACCCAACACTTGCAATAAACCATGGTAGTTCTGTGCCATCAGGGAATGCTGACATCATTATTCTAAGTGATTCTGATGAAGAGAATGTCAATTTAGTTCCTCCTGAAACTGTCTATGATACTTACAGAGTAAATGGGAGTGGTTCTTCATTGGCTGTCAATCCTGGAATAACAGACTCATACTTAGAAGATCTAGCTCTCGATGCAGGTGCAAATTCTTGTTTTGGTCTCTTTGATACAGGTGTCAATGATGTTGGGATGTCTAACTGGTCATACTCTTCTTGTACTCAAGCTGGTCCCCATTTCCAATTATTTAATACAGACCCGGATGTATCAGATGCTTTTATTGATCTGGATCATCCTTCCATTAGCTGTCCTGTTCCAATGAATGGTTGTACACTGGCATCAACGCCAGCCATAACTTCTGGTGGTGAGGTCCTAGATTCTTTAGCCTGTGACGCCAATGTTGATATGGATGTTGGCTTAGTTGATAATCCTATGAGGTTTGTTGCTGAGGACCCCTCATTACAAACATTTCTCCCAGTTCAACCTGTGCAGCCTGACTTGGTGCACCAGCCTACTGTATCAAATCATGCCCCTACTGAGGATTGGTTTCCCCTTAGCCTCAGCAACACCAGTGAGAGTTTTGGCAATCACACCAGGAATCATGATCAGGGTACTGCTAAAAATGGGGTTGATTTGAGAAACCAGTTAGGATCAAATCAAGGTGCCTGA
- the LOC118059953 gene encoding uncharacterized protein has protein sequence MENRVANQLPEVDSLPDGFVDSSMESVAPQTPTSEQEKPVSDCKEDSIGKVDHVSEALHELAANESQTSQNGTEKPEKMRNFPVPLSDIDGCDASVHLVAEPDQGAWQEEGTLTKPVLDDLVPEASVGVSRCSEVIEVQRSSQSSDRSTQGGLDSQATGVKEISSSESTELQKGRKVEATETKRKNAKRTFKSEKEFLEFTLKYQQVLTERDAAIVVRDKLESLCRELQRQNKMLMDECKRVSTEGQHLRLDLSTKFQDAIKDVSNRLEEQKEESLTQLKENEMLRKKLKEFADQYAISEQQNAQKLKQKTLELQIANLKIKQNEEKLAQEQSQMKIYAEQVSQLLATEKNLRLQLTADGDKFQQFQEALVKSNEVFETFKQEIDKMAKSIKELKKENTFLKSKCEKSDVMLIELVDEREKLKKQLDKTRNQKEKLESLCRSLQAERKQNKTGSNSSDSVPA, from the exons ATGGAGAACAGAGTTGCTAATCAGCTCCCTGAAGTAGACTCTTTGCCAGATGGGTTTGTTGACAGCTCAATGGAATCCGTGGCTCCTCAAACTCCAACTTCAGAGCAAGAGAAGCCAGTCAGCGACTGCAAGGAGGATAGTATTGGTAAAGTTGATCATGTGAGTGAAGCATTACATGAGTTGGCTGCAAATGAGTCTCAAACCAGTCAGAATGGTACCGAGAAGCCtgaaaagatgagaaatttcCCTGTTCCATTGTCTGATATTGATGGATGTGATGCTTCAGTGCACTTGGTAGCTGAGCCTGATCAGGGCGCGTGGCAGGAAGAGGGTACACTTACCAAGCCTGTTTTAGATGATTTAGTTCCCGAGGCTTCTGTTGGGGTGTCCAGATGCAGCGAGGTAATCGAAGTTCAACGGAGTTCTCAAAGTTCAGATAGAT CCACTCAAGGAGGTTTGGACTCACAAGCCACTGGTGTAAAAGAAATATCTTCATCAGAAAGCACTGAGTTACAGAAAGGCAGAAAAGTA GAAGCTACTGAAACAAAACGTAAGAATGCAAAACGAACCTTCAAGTCAGAAAAGGAGTTTCTGGAGTTCACTTTGAAGTATCAACAAGTGCTTACTGAAAGAGATGCTG CTATTGTTGTTCGTGATAAGCTTGAGTCGCTGTGCAGAGAGTTGCAACGCCAGAATAAAATGTTGATG GATGAATGCAAACGGGTATCAACAGAGGGGCAACATTTGAGATTGGATTTATCAACCAAATTCCAAGATGCAATAAAG GACGTGAGCAACAGGCTAGAAGAGCAGAAGGAGGAATCTCTCACTCAGTTGAAGGAGAATGAGAT GTTAAGAAAAAAGCTGAAGGAATTTGCTGATCAGTATGCCATTTCTGAACAGCAAAATGCACAAAAG TTAAAGCAGAAAACACTGGAACTTCAGATTGCCAATTTGAAGATCAAAcagaatgaagaaaaattagCTCAGGAGCAGTCACAGATGAAAATATATGCAGAACAGGTGTCCCAATTATTGGCAACTGAAAAGAATTTGCGTTTGCAGTTGACAGCAGATGGAGACAAGTTCCAACAATTCCAG GAAGCGTTGGTAAAGAGCAATGaggtttttgaaacatttaagcAAGAGATTGACAAG ATGGCAAAATCGATCAAGGAactcaagaaagaaaatacattCTTGAAGAGCAAGTGCGAGAAATCAGATGTTATGCTGATTGAGCTTGTTGATGAG AGAGAGAAGTTGAAGAAACAACTGGATAAAACAAGGAATCAAAAAGAAAAGCTGGAGTCACTGTGCCGATCACTCCAGGCAGAGAGAAAGCAGAATAAAACTGGGAGCAACAGCAGTGATTCAGTCCCAGCCTGA